In Pseudomonas fluorescens, one genomic interval encodes:
- the hglS gene encoding 2-oxoadipate dioxygenase/decarboxylase HglS, whose product MTVQPFVSPDLIRQRFSKAMSDMYREEVPLYGALMELVEQTNREVLAAQPDIARQLDSTGEIQRLDMERHGAIRVGTATELATLARLFAVMGMQPVGYYDLTPAGVPVHSTAFRAVHEAALQVSPFRVFTSLLRLELIEDPELRAFAESVLNQRSIFTPTVLHLIEQAESAGGLNEPEAEEFVLQALETFRWHHSATVTAAQYQTLSAQHRLIADVVAFKGPHINHLTPRTLDIDKVQAQMPVHGITPKAVIEGPPRRHCPILLRQTSFKALDEPITFTDQHNTRGSHSARFGEIEQRGAALTPKGRALYDRLLNAARDELGDFPNEGNAARYNALMTQHFGEFPDSVEGMREQELAYFRYFPTEKGLAAGSLTSASLEDLLREGHVKAGPLVYEDFLPVSAAGIFQSNLGDAAQTHYGEHSNRQAFEQALGRATIDELRLYAETQRRSIEECAQVLGVKLF is encoded by the coding sequence ATGACCGTGCAGCCTTTCGTCAGCCCCGACCTGATCCGCCAACGCTTCTCCAAAGCGATGTCCGACATGTACCGCGAAGAAGTGCCGTTGTACGGCGCGCTGATGGAGCTGGTGGAACAGACCAACCGCGAAGTGCTGGCGGCTCAGCCGGACATCGCACGGCAGCTCGACAGTACCGGTGAAATCCAACGGCTGGACATGGAGCGCCACGGCGCCATCCGCGTCGGCACGGCTACAGAGCTGGCGACCCTCGCCCGGCTGTTCGCGGTGATGGGCATGCAACCGGTGGGTTATTACGACCTGACTCCGGCGGGTGTGCCGGTGCACTCCACGGCGTTTCGCGCGGTGCATGAAGCGGCGCTGCAGGTCAGTCCGTTTCGGGTGTTCACTTCGTTGCTGCGTCTGGAACTGATCGAAGATCCCGAGCTGCGCGCGTTTGCCGAATCGGTACTGAATCAGCGTTCGATCTTTACCCCTACTGTCTTGCACCTGATCGAGCAGGCTGAGTCAGCGGGTGGTCTGAATGAGCCTGAAGCGGAGGAATTTGTCCTGCAGGCCCTGGAGACCTTTCGCTGGCACCACAGCGCAACCGTCACCGCCGCGCAGTACCAGACCCTCAGCGCTCAGCACCGTCTGATCGCCGATGTGGTGGCGTTCAAAGGCCCGCACATCAATCACCTGACCCCGCGCACGCTAGACATCGACAAGGTTCAGGCGCAAATGCCGGTGCATGGCATCACCCCGAAAGCGGTAATCGAAGGGCCGCCGCGTCGGCACTGCCCGATCCTGCTGCGCCAGACCAGTTTCAAAGCGCTGGATGAGCCGATCACTTTCACCGACCAGCACAACACCCGTGGCAGCCACAGCGCGCGCTTCGGCGAGATCGAACAACGCGGCGCGGCGCTGACTCCCAAGGGCCGGGCGCTGTATGACCGCCTGTTGAATGCCGCGCGCGATGAACTCGGTGACTTCCCCAACGAAGGCAACGCCGCACGTTACAACGCGCTGATGACTCAGCACTTTGGCGAATTTCCTGACAGCGTCGAAGGCATGCGCGAACAGGAGCTGGCGTATTTTCGCTACTTTCCTACGGAAAAAGGCCTGGCAGCGGGTAGCCTAACGTCCGCATCGCTGGAGGATTTGCTCCGCGAGGGCCACGTGAAAGCTGGACCGTTGGTGTACGAAGATTTCCTGCCGGTGAGTGCGGCGGGGATTTTTCAGTCGAACCTTGGGGACGCGGCGCAGACGCACTATGGCGAACACTCCAACCGCCAGG